In Hyphomicrobiales bacterium, the sequence GAGAACGGCGTCTTCATCGAGACCGGGCCGCACAAGCACGCGGTGCAGCAGACCTTCTTCCTCTATGTCTACGAGCCGGCCGGCAACCGCGTCGAGATCGCCAATGCCGGCGCGCGGCTGATCCTCGATCCGGACTGGCAGACCGTGACCTGGACCGAGACCGAGCGGAAGAAGGGGCAGGCCTGGGGGCTCAAGACGATCGAGAGCTTCCATACGCATGGCACGCCGCCCGCGGCATAGGTCGATGCCCGCTCAGGCCATGACCAGCCCGCCATCGACATGCAGCACCTGGCCGGTGACGAAGCCGGCCCAGTCGCTGGCGAGGAAGAGCACGGGGCCGGCGACATCGGCCGGCGTCGCGATGCGGCGCAGCGGCGTCTGCGCGATCAGCATCTCGCGCACCTCTTCCGGCGTCGTCGCGCTCGCCTCAGTCGGATAGACCAGCCCCGGCGCGACGCAGTTCACCCGGATGCCGAGCGGGCCGAGCTCGGCCGCGAGATTGCGGCTGAAGCCGACGAGCGCGGCCTTGGCCGTCGTATAATCGTGATAGGGGATGCTCGGCCGCGTCACCAGATCGCTGGCGAGATTGACGATGGCAGCTCCGCTGCGGCGTTGGAGCAGCGGCAGCATGGCCCGGCTCACCGTATAGGCTGCCTTCACCGCGCCCTCGAACTGCTGCTCGTAGGCTTCCCAGGGTGTCTCCCAGAAGCGGGCGCGGTTGT encodes:
- a CDS encoding Uncharacterized oxidoreductase MexAM1_META1p0182 produces the protein MTFSGRAVLVTGASRGIGAAIAKAFAAEGGIVVVNYRTNEAAAEAVVAECRALGGEALAIAADVTSTEAVAAMASHIAEEVGRLDVVVNNAFAPYRFDPDNRARFWETPWEAYEQQFEGAVKAAYTVSRAMLPLLQRRSGAAIVNLASDLVTRPSIPYHDYTTAKAALVGFSRNLAAELGPLGIRVNCVAPGLVYPTEASATTPEEVREMLIAQTPLRRIATPADVAGPVLFLASDWAGFVTGQVLHVDGGLVMA